Within the Chloroflexota bacterium genome, the region CGGGTGATGCGGTCCGAACATAGTAGGGCAGGTTTCCATACCTGCCGCGGGGTTGTAACCGCGAATAACACGAATCTACGCGAATGGAGAACGTGCGGCGCACCTCCGAGGTGCGTCGCACGTTGGGAGTTGCACCTTGGGAGTTGTAACCGCGAATAACACGAATCCGCGCGAATGGTGAACAGACCCCAAGGGTCTCGGAGTTGTAACCGCGAATAACGCGAATCTACGCAAAGGATTGCCTCGGCGCTTCGCCCCGCGCCCAATGCAACCCCGCGCGGGAGACGAGGTTGGGCGCTTGTTGACGGCATCTGCCATTCCGAATACCATAGGCGCAGGATCTCGGAGGCGGATACATGGGACTGGGAACCCTGCCGTTTGAGGAGATGTATACCCGGGTGTACGAGGTGGTCGCCCTGATTCCGGCGGGGCGCGTCGCTACCTACGGCCAGATCGCGCGGATTGTTGGGCCGCCGTGCACGGCGAGAATGGCCGGCTGGGCGCTTCGGGCGATGCCCGCGGGCCTGGAGATCCCGTGGCATCGCGTCATCAACGCTCGCGGTGAGATTAGCACGGAGTTCCGTGAGCAGGAGGCTGCGCTGCAACGGCGGCTGCTGGAGGCGGAGGGGGTGGAGTTTGACGCGCGGGGCCGCACCGACTTGCGCCGCTTCCAGTGGGCCGGGCCGGATCGGGCCTGGCTGGTTGCCCACGGATACCCCGTGAGCGACGAGGGCGAGGAGCCGCGACAGTTGGAGTTGTTGTAGCGTGCGCGCGCAACGGTGCGGCAAATACGATTCCAAGGAGTTCCGGTGGAAGCGCACAGACTTGACATAGAGAAACCCCTTGCGGAAAAGGTGGAGCGCCTGCGAGGGCTGCTCGGGGATATGGTGTCCGTTCTGGTGGCCTTTTCGGGCG harbors:
- a CDS encoding MGMT family protein; this encodes MGLGTLPFEEMYTRVYEVVALIPAGRVATYGQIARIVGPPCTARMAGWALRAMPAGLEIPWHRVINARGEISTEFREQEAALQRRLLEAEGVEFDARGRTDLRRFQWAGPDRAWLVAHGYPVSDEGEEPRQLELL